DNA sequence from the Lysinibacillus sp. OF-1 genome:
TAACAGAATTGGAGGGATAACAATGAATCCATTTGAAGGAAAGAACATACAATGTCGACGTAACGATGCCATCGATTCTGGTGTTGGCTTCGGTGTATCATTTGGCGTTTTCACAATTATGTTTATTATTGCAACTATAGTAGAATTCGTATCACAGTAATTGGACTTATGCAGGAAAAAGGCCTTGGTCATTGGACAAGGCCTTTTTCATTTACTGCAGCAGACCAACCATTAGCACGAATACGTATTTCAATGGTTCCATCCACCCCTGTTGTCAAAGTCGCTAAATTGCGACTGACAAAACGTTGTACTACTTCTTCATGTGGATGACCATAGCGATTATGGAGACCTGCACTGAAAACCGTTAATTCGGGCTGGAGCAGCTCAACAAAGGCTTCTGAACTAGATGTCTTACTGCCATGATGTCCCGCTTTCAGCAATGTTAGATTGGCTAATAGATGCCCATAACGCTTGATTAGCTGTTGTTCACCATATTGTTCCAAGTCACCTGTAAATAACGCTGTAAAGTCGTTCTGTTGCATGTACAATACGAGGGAATCATCGTTCCCTTCATAAAGGGTGTCATCAGGCGATAAATAATAAAAATTTGTCCCACCACTATGCCATGCTGTCCCCATCATCTTTTCTTTAACAGGTACATTGTGCTTATTTGCTTCTAGCAATAATTCTTGCATTAAAGGCTGCTGTAAAGAACTTGGTGTCACGTGTATTTCCTTCATCTTAATTTCTTGTAAAACCTCTTCGGCACCTTCTATATGATCTGCATCCGCATGGGTGGCGATAAAAATATCGATGGTGCGTATTCCTTTAGCTTTTAAAAATGGCACTACAACTTGCTTCCCTACCTCATAAGGACTATCTGCTTTTTTCCACTGCTCCTGTTCAAAGCGTAGTATCCCACCCGCATCAATGACATAGACAGCTTTTCTAAAAGGCAATTCAATAACGATACTATCTCCCTGTCCTACATTTAAAAATGTGATCTGTGTTTCGTTAGACAGCATGGGTGACAGATGAATCCAAATGGCGGGAATAACAAGTGCGACAATAGCCTTCCTGAACCTTCTCGTTTCTAAGTAATATAAGCTTGCTAAAACACTTAGCAGTGCTACACAGCTAAGCCAGATCATTGGCTTACCCGGTGACCATAATTG
Encoded proteins:
- a CDS encoding YqzM family protein — encoded protein: MNPFEGKNIQCRRNDAIDSGVGFGVSFGVFTIMFIIATIVEFVSQ